From the Francisella frigiditurris genome, one window contains:
- a CDS encoding aminodeoxychorismate/anthranilate synthase component II: MANIIFIDNFDSFSYNLADEIKALGNKVSVYRNNIDLDYLLKEINNIKDPVVVISPGPGSPSEAGIIIDLIKEIRGKIPVIGICLGHQAIVEAYGGIVSHANEIVHGKVARVKHNSHKIFKGLDSPMSVARYHSLVAIKVPKDLNVIADVNDLVMAVISEEDKVCGFQFHPESIMTTNGTKLLENTINWVLEK; encoded by the coding sequence ATGGCTAATATTATATTTATAGATAATTTTGATTCTTTTTCTTATAACTTAGCAGATGAAATTAAAGCTTTAGGAAATAAAGTTTCTGTTTATAGAAATAACATAGATTTAGATTATTTATTAAAAGAAATAAATAATATCAAAGATCCAGTAGTTGTTATTTCTCCAGGTCCAGGTAGTCCGAGCGAAGCGGGTATTATTATTGATCTTATAAAAGAAATAAGAGGAAAAATACCTGTTATAGGAATATGTTTAGGTCATCAGGCTATAGTTGAAGCGTATGGTGGTATAGTTTCTCATGCTAATGAAATAGTTCATGGTAAAGTTGCTAGAGTAAAACATAATTCTCATAAAATTTTTAAAGGACTAGATTCACCTATGTCTGTAGCAAGATATCATTCATTAGTAGCAATTAAAGTGCCTAAAGATTTAAATGTAATAGCTGACGTAAATGATCTAGTTATGGCTGTTATAAGTGAAGAAGATAAAGTTTGTGGTTTTCAGTTTCATCCAGAATCAATAATGACAACAAATGGCACTAAGCTTTTAGAGAATACAATAAATTGGGTTTTAGAAAAATGA
- a CDS encoding anthranilate synthase component 1, translating into MFKFEKKYLNSKVYNIDYSADLNDVFYKVCNNKKNTILLESAEISTKDKLKSILVVDSAVRISCIGQKVVFKALSENGENLLKALESNINKNVKYKLDNKQLVLEFAKNNSKLDEYSKLKEQSVFDALRLVRDSFELTNKYSVFIAGLFAYDLVGTFENINKVERKNKCPDYVFYVAETLLVTDHQKKESFIQTNIFNRNIEKTFEDKVDLLKIALNKKIEEEKVNKIKNLDVSISLSDKEYCQIVDKLKTNIINGDIFQIVPSRSFYLPCQNSLAVYRELKRTNPSPYMFYMQDEDFILFGASPESALKYEKNTNQVEIYPIAGTRRRGKNLDGSINLDLDSRIELELRLDTKENAEHMMLVDLARNDVARISKTGTRYVADLLKVDRYSHVMHLVSRVVGQLSDDLDALHAYQASMNMGTLTGAPKIKAMQLISDVEKKTRGGYGGAVGYINGYGDLDSCIVIRSAYVENEIAEIQAGAGVVLDSIPIAEADETRTKAQAVISAIKNVHGE; encoded by the coding sequence GTGTTTAAGTTTGAAAAAAAATATTTAAATTCAAAAGTTTACAATATAGATTATTCTGCTGATTTGAATGATGTTTTTTATAAAGTTTGTAATAACAAAAAAAATACTATTCTTTTAGAATCTGCAGAAATATCTACAAAAGATAAATTAAAAAGTATTTTAGTTGTAGATAGCGCTGTAAGGATTTCTTGTATAGGACAAAAAGTTGTTTTTAAAGCATTATCTGAAAATGGTGAAAATTTACTAAAAGCTTTAGAATCTAATATAAATAAAAATGTTAAATATAAGTTAGATAATAAACAATTAGTTTTAGAGTTTGCTAAAAACAACTCTAAATTAGATGAATATTCTAAATTAAAAGAACAGTCAGTTTTTGATGCTTTAAGGCTAGTTAGAGATAGTTTTGAATTGACTAATAAATATTCTGTATTTATAGCAGGATTATTTGCTTATGATTTGGTTGGCACTTTTGAAAATATAAATAAAGTTGAAAGAAAAAATAAATGCCCAGACTATGTTTTTTATGTAGCTGAAACTTTATTAGTAACAGATCATCAAAAAAAAGAATCATTTATTCAAACTAATATTTTTAATAGAAATATAGAAAAAACTTTTGAAGATAAAGTAGATTTATTAAAAATAGCTTTAAATAAAAAAATAGAAGAAGAAAAAGTAAATAAAATAAAAAATTTAGATGTTTCTATATCATTATCTGATAAAGAATATTGTCAAATAGTAGATAAACTAAAAACAAATATAATAAATGGAGATATCTTCCAAATAGTTCCATCAAGAAGTTTTTATTTGCCATGTCAAAATTCTTTAGCAGTATACAGAGAATTAAAAAGAACTAATCCAAGCCCTTATATGTTTTATATGCAAGATGAGGATTTTATTTTATTTGGAGCATCTCCTGAAAGTGCTCTTAAATATGAAAAGAATACTAATCAAGTGGAAATATATCCTATAGCAGGGACTCGTCGTAGAGGTAAAAATTTGGATGGTAGTATAAACCTAGATTTAGATAGTCGTATAGAATTAGAACTTAGACTAGATACTAAAGAAAATGCTGAACATATGATGTTAGTTGACTTAGCTAGAAATGATGTAGCTAGAATATCTAAAACAGGAACAAGATACGTAGCAGATTTATTAAAGGTTGATAGATATAGTCATGTTATGCATTTGGTTTCTAGAGTTGTTGGACAATTATCAGATGATTTAGATGCTTTACATGCATATCAAGCTAGTATGAATATGGGAACTTTAACTGGTGCTCCAAAAATAAAAGCTATGCAACTTATAAGTGATGTTGAAAAGAAAACTCGCGGTGGTTATGGTGGAGCTGTTGGTTATATTAATGGCTATGGTGATTTAGATAGTTGTATCGTTATTAGATCAGCTTATGTAGAAAATGAAATAGCTGAAATCCAAGCAGGCGCAGGAGTAGTTTTAGATTCTATACCTATAGCAGAAGCTGATGAGACAAGAACAAAAGCTCAAGCTGTAATATCAGCTATTAAAAATGTTCATGGAGAATAA
- a CDS encoding Rne/Rng family ribonuclease, whose protein sequence is MDKLTTDIFLNVNNYENRIAIKENNILKEIYIERDNQKRIVGNIYKGKIIRVLPGMQAAFVDIGLEKAGFLHLSEVLPLEKEETDSENIKLNKLSNEDINKWLREGQEVLVQVVKESIGNKGVKLTLHLSVSSRFLVYLPDLDHIGISLKISNQEEKDRLLNNIKIITKSENPRGYILRTAAEDASLEELANDIKFLNNLWQDIIDIASTIIKPGVVYEDFSLVIKTINIYANDKLNRILVDDIDTYSEICHFADKYIPGLREKVELYQKHNLFEEYDIDKEIEKALDKNVYLKSGGYIIIEQTEAMITIDINTGAFIGSKNLEETIFKTNLEATKEIARQLRLRNLGGIIIIDFIDMFDNNHKEQVLDALKKELETDKAKTNVSQISSLGLVEMTRKRVHESLSRILCEPCKHCQGKGAVKTLQTICYEIFREIKSEFENYPNYNGFLLISSEEIIEYLEKEESIWLAELELCIGKNIHLKAEPTQLFNHYDVIPIN, encoded by the coding sequence ATGGATAAATTAACAACAGATATATTTTTAAATGTAAATAATTATGAAAATCGTATAGCCATAAAAGAAAATAATATATTAAAAGAAATATATATAGAAAGAGATAATCAAAAAAGAATAGTTGGTAATATTTATAAAGGTAAAATTATAAGAGTTTTACCAGGTATGCAAGCAGCTTTCGTTGATATAGGTTTAGAAAAGGCAGGATTTTTACATTTATCAGAAGTTTTACCTTTAGAAAAAGAAGAAACTGATAGTGAAAATATAAAATTAAATAAATTAAGTAATGAAGATATAAATAAATGGCTAAGGGAAGGTCAAGAGGTATTAGTACAAGTTGTAAAAGAAAGTATAGGTAATAAAGGAGTTAAATTAACTCTACATTTATCTGTATCCTCTAGATTTTTAGTATATCTACCAGATTTAGATCATATAGGTATTTCTTTAAAAATATCTAATCAAGAAGAAAAAGATAGACTTTTAAATAATATAAAAATAATAACTAAGAGCGAAAATCCTCGAGGTTATATATTAAGAACAGCTGCAGAAGATGCAAGTTTAGAAGAATTAGCTAATGATATAAAATTTTTGAATAATTTATGGCAAGACATCATAGATATAGCAAGCACTATTATAAAACCAGGTGTAGTTTATGAAGATTTTAGTCTAGTTATAAAAACAATAAATATTTATGCTAATGATAAATTAAATAGGATATTAGTAGATGATATAGATACATATAGTGAAATATGTCATTTTGCAGATAAATATATACCAGGTCTAAGAGAGAAAGTAGAACTATATCAGAAACATAATCTTTTTGAAGAATATGATATAGATAAAGAAATAGAAAAAGCTTTAGATAAAAACGTTTATTTAAAATCAGGTGGGTATATTATTATAGAACAAACAGAAGCTATGATAACCATTGATATAAATACTGGTGCTTTTATAGGTTCTAAAAATTTAGAAGAAACTATTTTTAAAACAAACCTAGAAGCAACGAAAGAAATAGCTAGGCAATTAAGGCTTAGAAACTTAGGTGGAATTATAATAATAGATTTCATAGATATGTTTGATAATAATCATAAAGAACAAGTTTTAGATGCTTTAAAAAAAGAATTAGAAACGGATAAAGCAAAAACCAATGTTAGTCAGATTTCATCATTAGGTTTAGTAGAAATGACTAGAAAAAGGGTACATGAAAGCTTATCTAGAATTTTATGTGAACCATGTAAACACTGCCAGGGTAAAGGAGCAGTTAAAACGTTACAAACAATATGCTATGAGATTTTTAGGGAAATTAAATCAGAATTTGAAAATTATCCAAATTATAATGGTTTTTTATTAATTTCATCAGAAGAAATAATAGAGTATTTAGAAAAAGAAGAATCTATTTGGTTAGCAGAACTTGAATTATGTATAGGTAAAAATATTCATTTAAAAGCTGAGCCAACTCAATTATTTAATCACTACGATGTTATTCCAATAAATTAA